From Actinoplanes oblitus, a single genomic window includes:
- a CDS encoding serine protein kinase RIO, with protein sequence MREHDSYGPATMRRGRRKFDDDESDFVKRGRLEPALHEDPDLPEVGDRWSTWDGALHGPEPRPDWVRTEHGAVDSELGVLKTGKEADVFLVRRWLPGTGATSMIAAKRYRDGEHRMFHRDAGYLEGRRVRRSREMRAMTNRTTFGKQVIAGQWAAAEFDALGRLWQIGQESGLVRVPYPVQLIGTEVMLEFVGDWETGEAAPRLAQLRSGDEQLEDLWRQMTDALSVLARAQVAHGDLSPYNTLVHEGRLVLIDLPQIVDVVANPRGAEFIARDVTNVASWFRARGLAVDAEELIDRLLFEAGLR encoded by the coding sequence GTGCGAGAGCACGACTCCTACGGCCCGGCGACCATGCGCCGCGGCCGTCGCAAGTTCGACGACGACGAGTCCGATTTTGTGAAACGCGGCCGGCTGGAGCCGGCCCTGCACGAGGACCCCGACCTGCCCGAGGTCGGTGACCGCTGGTCCACCTGGGACGGCGCGCTGCACGGCCCGGAACCCCGACCCGATTGGGTACGCACCGAGCACGGCGCCGTCGACTCCGAGCTGGGTGTGCTCAAGACCGGTAAGGAAGCGGACGTCTTCCTGGTCCGGCGCTGGCTGCCCGGCACCGGCGCGACCAGCATGATCGCCGCGAAACGGTACCGGGACGGCGAGCACCGGATGTTCCACCGGGACGCCGGCTATCTCGAGGGCCGCCGGGTGCGCCGGTCCCGCGAGATGCGGGCCATGACGAACCGCACCACGTTCGGCAAGCAGGTGATCGCCGGGCAGTGGGCGGCCGCCGAGTTCGACGCGCTCGGCCGGCTCTGGCAGATCGGCCAGGAGAGCGGGCTGGTCCGGGTGCCGTACCCGGTGCAGCTGATCGGCACCGAGGTGATGCTGGAGTTCGTCGGCGACTGGGAGACCGGCGAGGCGGCGCCCCGGCTGGCGCAGCTGCGGTCCGGCGACGAGCAGCTCGAGGACCTGTGGCGGCAGATGACCGACGCGCTGTCGGTGCTGGCCCGGGCCCAGGTGGCGCACGGGGACCTGTCGCCGTACAACACGCTGGTGCACGAGGGGCGGCTGGTGCTGATCGACCTGCCGCAGATCGTCGACGTGGTCGCCAATCCGCGCGGGGCCGAGTTCATCGCCCGGGACGTGACCAACGTGGCGAGCTGGTTCCGTGCCCGGGGGCTGGCCGTCGACGCGGAGGAGCTGATCGACCGGCTGCTGTTCGAGGCGGGTCTGCGATGA
- a CDS encoding TetR/AcrR family transcriptional regulator, giving the protein MPRVSQDQLDARRHEILTAARGCFARFGYEGATVRRLEEATGMSRGAIFHHFRDKESLFLAVAEDDAATMVATVTRNGLVQVMRDLLDRAGTSDGDTAGWLGTQLEVSHRLRTDPAFAKRWAQRSAAIADATRERLQRQGEAGVLRKDVPVDVLTQFLELAYDGLVLHLATGRPPGDLARVLDLVEDAVRRH; this is encoded by the coding sequence GTGCCCAGGGTAAGCCAGGACCAGCTCGACGCCCGCCGCCACGAGATCCTCACGGCGGCCCGCGGCTGTTTCGCGCGGTTCGGCTACGAGGGGGCCACGGTCCGCCGCCTGGAGGAGGCGACGGGCATGTCCCGGGGCGCGATTTTCCACCATTTTCGTGACAAGGAGTCGCTGTTCCTCGCCGTCGCCGAGGACGACGCGGCGACCATGGTGGCGACCGTCACCCGCAATGGCCTGGTGCAGGTGATGCGCGACCTGCTCGATCGGGCCGGCACCAGCGACGGCGACACCGCCGGCTGGCTCGGCACCCAGCTCGAGGTCTCCCACCGGCTGCGCACCGACCCGGCGTTCGCCAAGCGGTGGGCGCAGCGCTCGGCCGCCATCGCCGACGCCACCCGCGAGCGGCTGCAGCGGCAGGGCGAGGCCGGCGTGCTGCGCAAGGACGTCCCGGTCGACGTGCTCACCCAGTTCCTCGAGCTGGCCTATGACGGCCTGGTGCTGCACCTGGCCACCGGCCGGCCGCCGGGCGACCTGGCCCGCGTGCTGGACCTGGTGGAGGACGCGGTCCGCCGCCACTGA
- the acnA gene encoding aconitate hydratase AcnA yields MTVASLDTFGAKSELRVGDASYEIFTIDKVEGHDRLPYSLKILLENLLRTEDGANITADHIRALGNWDQNADPSVEIQFTPARVLMQDFTGVPCVVDLATMREAVKDLGGDASKVNPLAPAELVIDHSVIADLFGREDAFQRNVELEYQRNKERYQFLRWGQTAFNEFKVVPPGTGIVHQVNIEYLARTIMERNGQAYPDTVVGTDSHTTMVNGLGVLGWGVGGIEAEAAMLGQPVSMLIPRVVGFKLSGEAPAGTTATDLVLTITEMLRKHGVVSKFVEFYGPGVSAVPLANRATIGNMSPEYGSTVAIFPIDSQTIDYLKLTGRTEQQVALVEAYAKRQGLWLDPNAEPDYSEKLELDLSTIVPSLAGPKRPQDRVLLSEAKSAFREVLPNYAAPHGHADEASEESFPASDSPANGVDDEADKPHAFSAALGAAGRTSKPTVVKGDDGVTYELDHGAVVIAAITSCTNTSNPQVMIGAALLAKKAVEKGLTRKPWVKTTLAPGSKVVSDYYDRAGLTPYLDKIGFNLVGYGCTTCIGNSGPLPEEVSAAINENDLTAVSVLSGNRNFEGRINPDVKMNYLASPPLVVAYALAGSMDIDITTEPLGTGSDGKPVYLNDIWPSAQEIDEVIAQAIGAEGFSTAYQDVFAGDQQWQSLPTPTGDTFAWSGDSTYVRKPPYFEGMAAEPAPVADITGARVLAKLGDSVTTDHISPASSIKADSPAGKYLTEHGVPRAEFNSYGSRRGNHEVMIRGTFANIRLRNQLVPGVEGGFTVNHLTGEQTTIYDASVAYKEAGVPLVILAGKEYGSGSSRDWAAKGTMLLGVRAVIAESYERIHRSNLIGMGVLPLQFPQGQNAESLGLTGTETFSFTGVTALNDGTTPRTVKVTTDTGVEFDAVVRIDTPGEADYYRNGGILQYVLRKMLRG; encoded by the coding sequence ATGACGGTGGCCAGCCTCGACACCTTTGGTGCGAAGAGCGAGCTGCGCGTCGGAGACGCGAGCTACGAGATTTTCACGATCGACAAGGTGGAGGGCCACGACCGGCTGCCCTACTCCTTGAAGATCCTCCTGGAGAACCTGCTCCGGACGGAGGACGGCGCGAACATCACCGCCGACCACATCCGCGCCCTCGGCAACTGGGACCAGAACGCCGACCCGAGCGTGGAGATCCAGTTCACCCCGGCCCGGGTGCTGATGCAGGACTTCACCGGCGTCCCCTGCGTGGTCGACCTGGCCACCATGCGGGAGGCCGTCAAGGACCTGGGCGGCGACGCCTCCAAGGTCAACCCGCTGGCCCCGGCCGAGCTGGTCATCGACCACTCGGTCATCGCCGACCTGTTCGGCCGCGAGGACGCCTTCCAGCGCAACGTCGAGCTGGAGTACCAGCGGAACAAGGAGCGCTACCAGTTCCTGCGCTGGGGCCAGACCGCGTTCAACGAGTTCAAGGTCGTCCCGCCGGGCACCGGCATCGTGCACCAGGTCAACATCGAGTACCTGGCCCGCACCATCATGGAGCGCAACGGCCAGGCGTACCCGGACACCGTTGTCGGCACCGACTCGCACACCACCATGGTCAACGGCCTGGGCGTGCTGGGCTGGGGCGTCGGCGGCATCGAGGCCGAGGCCGCGATGCTCGGCCAGCCGGTCAGCATGCTGATCCCGCGCGTGGTCGGTTTCAAGCTGTCCGGCGAGGCGCCGGCCGGCACCACCGCCACCGACCTGGTGCTGACCATCACCGAGATGCTGCGCAAGCACGGCGTGGTCAGCAAGTTCGTCGAGTTCTACGGCCCCGGCGTGAGCGCGGTCCCGCTGGCGAACCGGGCCACCATCGGCAACATGTCGCCGGAGTACGGCTCGACCGTCGCGATCTTCCCGATCGACTCGCAGACCATCGACTACCTCAAGCTGACCGGGCGTACCGAGCAGCAGGTGGCGCTGGTCGAGGCGTACGCGAAGCGGCAGGGCCTGTGGCTCGACCCGAACGCCGAGCCGGACTACTCGGAGAAGCTCGAGCTCGACCTGTCGACCATCGTCCCGTCGCTGGCCGGCCCGAAGCGCCCGCAGGACCGGGTGCTGCTCAGCGAGGCCAAGTCCGCGTTCCGCGAGGTGCTGCCGAACTACGCCGCGCCGCACGGTCACGCCGACGAGGCCAGCGAGGAGTCCTTCCCGGCCTCCGACTCGCCCGCCAACGGCGTGGACGACGAGGCCGACAAGCCGCACGCGTTCAGCGCCGCCCTGGGTGCCGCCGGTCGCACGTCCAAGCCGACGGTGGTCAAGGGCGACGACGGCGTGACGTACGAGCTGGACCACGGCGCCGTCGTCATCGCCGCCATCACGTCCTGCACCAACACGTCGAACCCGCAGGTCATGATCGGCGCGGCGCTGCTCGCGAAGAAGGCCGTCGAGAAGGGCCTGACCCGCAAGCCGTGGGTCAAGACCACCCTCGCCCCGGGCTCCAAGGTCGTCTCCGACTACTACGACCGGGCCGGCCTGACGCCGTACCTGGACAAGATCGGTTTCAACCTGGTCGGCTACGGCTGCACCACCTGCATCGGCAACTCGGGCCCGCTGCCCGAGGAGGTCTCGGCCGCGATCAACGAGAACGACCTGACAGCGGTCAGCGTCCTCTCCGGCAACCGGAACTTCGAGGGCCGGATCAACCCGGACGTCAAGATGAACTACCTGGCGTCCCCGCCGCTGGTCGTGGCGTACGCCCTGGCCGGCTCGATGGACATCGACATCACCACCGAGCCGCTCGGCACCGGGTCGGACGGCAAGCCGGTCTACCTCAACGACATCTGGCCGTCCGCGCAGGAGATCGACGAGGTCATCGCGCAGGCCATCGGCGCCGAGGGCTTCTCCACGGCGTACCAGGACGTCTTCGCCGGCGACCAGCAGTGGCAGTCGCTGCCCACCCCGACCGGTGACACGTTCGCCTGGTCCGGTGACTCCACCTACGTGCGCAAGCCCCCGTACTTCGAGGGCATGGCCGCCGAGCCGGCCCCGGTCGCCGACATCACCGGCGCGCGGGTCCTGGCCAAGCTGGGCGACTCGGTCACCACCGACCACATCTCCCCGGCCAGCTCGATCAAGGCGGACTCCCCGGCCGGCAAGTACCTCACCGAGCACGGCGTCCCGCGCGCCGAGTTCAACAGCTACGGCTCGCGCCGCGGCAACCACGAGGTGATGATCCGCGGCACGTTCGCCAACATCCGGCTGCGCAACCAGCTGGTCCCGGGCGTCGAGGGTGGCTTCACCGTCAACCACCTGACCGGTGAGCAGACCACCATCTACGACGCCTCGGTCGCCTACAAGGAGGCCGGCGTCCCGCTGGTCATCCTGGCCGGCAAGGAGTACGGCTCCGGCTCGTCCCGCGACTGGGCCGCCAAGGGCACCATGCTCCTCGGCGTCCGCGCGGTCATCGCCGAGAGCTACGAGCGCATCCACCGCTCCAACCTGATCGGCATGGGCGTGCTGCCGCTGCAGTTCCCGCAGGGACAGAACGCCGAGTCGCTGGGCCTGACCGGCACCGAGACGTTCTCGTTCACCGGTGTCACCGCGCTCAACGACGGCACCACCCCGCGCACCGTCAAGGTCACCACGGACACCGGCGTCGAGTTCGACGCCGTCGTCCGGATCGACACCCCCGGTGAGGCGGACTACTACCGCAACGGCGGCATCCTGCAGTACGTGCTCCGCAAGATGCTCCGCGGCTGA
- a CDS encoding DUF2630 family protein, producing the protein MDDNSVLSRIHGLVEEEHQLRQQLSEGKISSTEEHARLKDLEEALDQCWDLLRRRRAARDVGNDPDAERAHAVSEVENYLQ; encoded by the coding sequence ATGGATGACAACAGTGTGCTGAGCCGCATTCACGGCCTGGTCGAGGAGGAGCACCAGCTGCGCCAGCAGCTGAGCGAGGGCAAGATCTCCTCCACCGAGGAGCATGCCCGCCTCAAGGATCTCGAGGAGGCCCTCGACCAGTGCTGGGACCTGCTGCGCCGGCGCCGGGCCGCCCGCGACGTGGGGAACGACCCGGACGCGGAGCGGGCCCACGCCGTCAGCGAGGTGGAGAACTACCTGCAGTGA
- a CDS encoding helix-turn-helix domain-containing protein — MSAVGQLLRSWRDERRLSQLDLSGRAGVSARHLSFVETGRSRPTREMILRLAEELDVPLRQRNELLLAGGFAPAYSESDLDGPPLAVVLSGLRQVLAGHGPCPAVLIDRHWTMVDANDAISRFTGDCAPELLEPPVNVLRLALHPRGLAPRTENLAEWRTHLLHRLDRQATATGDPVLRELHAEMSEYPGGELTGGADGVVVPLRYAGLNFFSITSVLGTPRDVTLSELAIEAFLPADAATAAALGR; from the coding sequence ATGAGCGCTGTGGGACAGCTGTTGCGGAGTTGGCGGGACGAGCGGCGGCTGAGCCAGCTGGACCTCTCCGGCCGGGCGGGCGTCTCGGCCCGGCACCTGTCCTTCGTGGAGACCGGGCGGTCACGGCCGACCCGGGAGATGATCCTGCGGCTGGCCGAGGAGCTCGACGTGCCGTTGCGCCAGCGCAATGAGCTGCTGCTGGCCGGCGGTTTCGCGCCCGCCTACTCGGAGTCCGACCTGGACGGTCCGCCACTCGCGGTGGTGCTGTCCGGCCTGCGGCAGGTGCTGGCCGGGCACGGGCCCTGCCCGGCGGTGCTGATCGACAGGCACTGGACCATGGTGGACGCCAACGACGCGATCAGCCGGTTCACCGGGGACTGCGCGCCCGAGCTGCTGGAGCCACCGGTCAACGTGCTGCGGCTGGCGCTGCATCCGCGTGGCCTGGCGCCCCGGACCGAGAACCTCGCCGAGTGGCGCACCCACCTGCTGCACCGCCTGGACCGGCAGGCGACCGCGACCGGCGACCCGGTGCTGCGCGAGCTGCACGCGGAGATGAGCGAGTACCCGGGTGGCGAGCTGACCGGCGGGGCGGACGGTGTCGTGGTTCCGCTGCGGTACGCCGGACTGAACTTCTTCAGCATCACCTCGGTCCTCGGCACCCCGCGCGACGTGACCCTCTCCGAGCTGGCGATCGAGGCGTTCCTCCCGGCGGACGCGGCCACCGCCGCCGCTCTGGGAAGATAG
- a CDS encoding nuclear transport factor 2 family protein: MSDFDTMVDRYLAVWNETDEAARQAAIADLFAEEVRYVDPIAAVRGREQLSGLIGAVQQQFPGLVFGPGGTVDAHHDQVRFTWHLGRPGEEPLVIGFDVAERDDAGRIHQVLGFIDKAPAA; encoded by the coding sequence ATGAGCGACTTCGACACCATGGTCGACCGGTACCTGGCGGTCTGGAACGAGACCGACGAGGCCGCCCGGCAGGCGGCGATCGCCGACCTGTTCGCCGAGGAGGTGCGCTATGTCGACCCGATCGCCGCGGTCCGGGGCCGGGAGCAGCTGAGCGGGCTGATCGGCGCGGTGCAGCAGCAGTTCCCGGGGCTGGTGTTCGGGCCGGGCGGGACCGTCGACGCGCACCACGACCAGGTGCGGTTCACCTGGCACCTGGGCCGGCCCGGGGAGGAGCCGCTGGTGATCGGATTCGACGTGGCCGAGCGGGACGACGCCGGGCGGATTCACCAGGTGCTCGGCTTCATCGACAAGGCCCCGGCGGCCTGA
- a CDS encoding HAD family hydrolase, which translates to MPLVFLALDDTLLDRSGAYRLWAKGFLDEIGASQDDLDWLVAVDADGLTSRWDLADQIRDRYQLRVPAIDLVDELHEGPLAFERLDPMVGCALEIAADAGLVPVVVTNGAAEQCEGRIRRTGLDRYVADWVISEQAGVSKPNPRIFALAAQRVRMRLAGAWVVGDSPEADIGGAAAMGLPSVWLHRGREWMDTRFAPTRVVGNVIQGISAIMASR; encoded by the coding sequence GTGCCTCTAGTCTTCCTCGCCCTGGACGACACCCTGCTCGATCGCAGCGGTGCGTACCGGTTGTGGGCTAAAGGCTTCCTCGACGAGATCGGCGCATCGCAAGATGATCTTGACTGGTTGGTCGCCGTGGACGCCGACGGCCTGACCTCCCGGTGGGACCTCGCCGACCAGATCCGGGACCGCTACCAGCTACGAGTCCCGGCCATCGATCTGGTCGACGAGCTCCACGAGGGCCCGCTCGCCTTCGAGCGCCTCGATCCGATGGTGGGCTGCGCGCTGGAGATCGCCGCCGACGCCGGGCTGGTGCCGGTGGTGGTCACCAACGGCGCCGCCGAGCAGTGCGAGGGCCGGATCCGGCGGACCGGGCTGGACCGCTATGTCGCCGACTGGGTGATCTCGGAGCAGGCCGGGGTGAGCAAACCGAACCCGCGGATCTTCGCGCTCGCCGCGCAGCGGGTCCGGATGCGGCTGGCCGGCGCCTGGGTGGTCGGTGACAGTCCGGAGGCCGACATCGGCGGGGCGGCGGCGATGGGGCTGCCCAGCGTCTGGCTGCACCGCGGGCGGGAGTGGATGGACACCCGATTCGCCCCGACGCGGGTGGTCGGCAACGTGATCCAGGGGATCTCGGCCATCATGGCGAGCCGCTGA
- the pulA gene encoding pullulanase-type alpha-1,6-glucosidase, whose translation MTGPHWLIVHYHRPDGDYSQWSLHVWGDVAPGQQVAFPGGQPFAGEDAFGRFAWVRLAPGAATVGFVAVRSDGLKDVDLDRTVDVRQHPEIWLTSGDRRVSHTGPSRDPDPGFAVLHYRRPDGDYSGWGLHFWESVPRSEKTAWGTPLAPSHLDAFGAVFRVPVEPDAVGLRYVLHRAEEKDLPDDQRLDLTVTREVWLLAGTVEPVHPDLGTLGPELDPARALAVFVDRTTIALPEWFAARATTFELLGATGPLALTPRPGGLFQAQSRRFPHLRAYRAFAVRELGDAALGDLLRDRLLVVGRATGGELTARTGVQLAGVLDDLYLEAADADLGLTLDVDRPQLAVWAPTARSVGLELFREPADEPRLLPMDRDDLTGVWSIPVKRKWLGRYYRFRVEVWHPAAQRIVTTSVTDPYSVSLAADSTHSQLVDLLQDHQPPGWDEMVKPPAVPPARMQIAEVSVRDFSISDASVPPAERGTYLAFTRTGSDGMRHLRSLAEAGLTHVHLLPVNDFATVPDRRADQAQPACDLAAFPPESAEQQRAVAAVADHDGYNWGYDPWHWTTPEGSYATDPAGSARILQLREAVAALNAAGLRVVLDVVYNHTMGDGLDRFSVLDRIVPGYYHRLLADGSTAESTCCPNTAPEHMMMGRLVIDSLVTWGQAYKIDGFRFDLMGHHPRANILEARIALDHRVEHGRDICLYGEGWNFGEVAYDARFAQATQVNMAGTGIGSFNDRLRDAARGGGAFGDDPGVPGFATGLGSRTPGLVHDRIKVGLAGGLATFRFVTHDGVERSGAQIDYNGSPCGYAASPGETVNYVDAHDNEILYDAMAFKLPPGTPAVDRARMQVLALALVVLGQGAGFVALGSERLRSKSLDRNSFNSGDWFNQIRWDPGQGNGFGVGLPPFADNGDKWDVARPLLADPALVPGPEVINLTAERYRELLRIRRSSPVFGLPTADEVQRRVTLPLGGPAETPGVIVMCLDGTGLDERWRRIVVVFNATEEPTCQVVPVDEPLRPHPELTTSADPVLRGASAVPQLDGAELTVPPRQVAVFVSDLT comes from the coding sequence GTGACGGGTCCGCATTGGCTGATCGTGCACTACCACCGTCCCGACGGTGACTACTCGCAGTGGTCGCTGCACGTCTGGGGAGATGTCGCTCCCGGACAGCAGGTGGCCTTTCCGGGCGGGCAGCCGTTCGCCGGGGAGGACGCCTTCGGGCGCTTCGCCTGGGTGCGGCTCGCGCCCGGCGCGGCCACCGTCGGGTTCGTGGCGGTGCGGTCCGACGGCCTCAAGGACGTCGATCTCGACCGGACCGTCGACGTCCGGCAGCATCCGGAGATCTGGCTGACCTCCGGCGACCGCCGCGTGTCGCACACCGGTCCGTCCCGCGACCCGGACCCCGGCTTCGCCGTGCTCCATTACCGACGCCCGGACGGCGACTACTCCGGGTGGGGCCTGCACTTCTGGGAAAGCGTCCCCCGATCGGAGAAAACCGCTTGGGGTACGCCCTTGGCACCGTCCCACCTCGACGCGTTCGGCGCGGTGTTCCGCGTCCCGGTCGAGCCGGACGCCGTCGGCCTGCGCTACGTGCTGCACCGCGCCGAGGAGAAGGACCTCCCCGACGACCAGCGCCTCGACCTGACCGTCACCCGCGAGGTCTGGCTGCTGGCCGGCACCGTCGAGCCGGTCCACCCCGACCTGGGCACCCTCGGCCCGGAGCTGGACCCGGCCCGCGCCCTGGCCGTCTTCGTCGACCGCACCACCATCGCGCTGCCCGAGTGGTTCGCGGCCCGGGCCACCACCTTCGAGCTGCTCGGTGCCACCGGCCCGCTGGCGCTGACGCCGCGGCCGGGCGGGCTGTTCCAGGCGCAGAGCCGCCGCTTCCCGCACCTGCGGGCCTATCGCGCGTTCGCGGTGCGTGAGCTGGGCGACGCCGCGCTCGGTGACCTGCTGCGTGATCGGCTGCTGGTGGTGGGCCGGGCCACCGGCGGCGAGCTGACCGCGCGGACCGGGGTGCAGCTGGCCGGCGTGCTCGACGACCTCTACCTGGAGGCCGCCGACGCCGACCTGGGGCTGACCCTGGACGTCGACCGGCCGCAGCTGGCGGTCTGGGCGCCGACCGCCCGGTCGGTGGGGCTGGAGCTGTTCCGGGAGCCGGCCGACGAGCCGCGGCTGCTGCCGATGGATCGGGACGACCTCACCGGGGTGTGGTCCATTCCGGTCAAACGCAAGTGGCTCGGCCGTTACTACCGGTTCCGGGTGGAGGTGTGGCACCCGGCCGCGCAACGGATCGTGACGACCAGCGTGACCGATCCGTACTCGGTGTCGCTGGCTGCCGACTCCACCCACAGTCAGCTCGTCGACCTGCTCCAGGACCACCAGCCGCCGGGCTGGGACGAGATGGTGAAACCGCCGGCCGTCCCGCCGGCCCGGATGCAGATCGCCGAGGTCTCGGTCCGCGACTTCTCCATCTCCGACGCCTCGGTGCCGCCCGCGGAGCGCGGCACCTACCTGGCCTTCACCCGCACCGGCTCGGACGGCATGCGGCACCTGCGCTCGCTGGCCGAGGCCGGTCTCACCCACGTGCACCTGCTGCCGGTCAACGACTTCGCCACCGTCCCGGACCGCCGGGCCGATCAGGCGCAGCCGGCCTGCGACCTGGCGGCGTTCCCGCCGGAGTCGGCCGAGCAGCAGCGCGCTGTCGCGGCGGTCGCCGACCACGACGGCTACAACTGGGGTTACGACCCGTGGCACTGGACCACGCCGGAGGGCAGCTATGCCACCGACCCGGCGGGCAGCGCCCGGATCCTGCAGCTGCGCGAGGCCGTCGCCGCGCTGAACGCCGCGGGCCTGCGGGTGGTCCTCGACGTGGTCTACAACCACACCATGGGCGACGGCCTGGACAGGTTCAGCGTCCTGGACCGGATCGTCCCCGGCTATTACCACCGGCTGCTCGCCGACGGCAGCACCGCCGAGTCCACCTGCTGCCCGAACACCGCTCCCGAGCACATGATGATGGGCCGCCTGGTGATCGACTCGCTGGTCACCTGGGGACAGGCGTACAAGATCGACGGGTTCCGGTTCGACCTGATGGGACATCATCCGCGGGCCAACATCCTGGAGGCCCGGATCGCCCTCGACCACCGGGTCGAGCACGGCCGGGACATCTGCCTGTACGGCGAGGGCTGGAACTTCGGCGAGGTGGCGTACGACGCCCGTTTCGCCCAGGCCACCCAGGTCAACATGGCCGGTACCGGGATCGGGTCGTTCAACGACCGGCTGCGCGACGCGGCCCGCGGCGGTGGCGCGTTCGGCGACGACCCCGGGGTGCCCGGGTTCGCCACCGGGCTCGGCTCGCGGACGCCCGGCCTGGTGCACGACCGGATCAAGGTGGGGCTGGCCGGCGGGCTCGCGACGTTCCGGTTCGTCACCCACGACGGGGTGGAGCGCAGCGGCGCCCAGATCGACTACAACGGCTCGCCGTGCGGTTACGCGGCCTCGCCCGGCGAGACGGTCAACTACGTCGACGCGCACGACAACGAGATCCTGTACGACGCGATGGCGTTCAAGCTGCCACCCGGCACCCCGGCGGTGGACCGGGCCCGGATGCAGGTGCTGGCGCTGGCCCTCGTCGTGCTCGGGCAGGGCGCCGGCTTCGTGGCGCTGGGCAGCGAGCGGCTCCGCTCCAAGTCGCTGGACCGCAACTCGTTCAACTCCGGCGACTGGTTCAACCAGATCCGCTGGGATCCGGGCCAGGGCAACGGGTTCGGTGTGGGCCTGCCACCGTTCGCCGACAACGGCGACAAGTGGGATGTCGCGCGGCCACTGCTCGCCGACCCGGCGCTGGTCCCCGGCCCCGAGGTGATCAACCTGACCGCCGAGCGCTATCGGGAGCTGCTGCGCATCCGCCGCTCGTCACCGGTCTTCGGGCTGCCGACCGCCGACGAGGTCCAGCGCCGCGTGACGTTGCCGCTGGGCGGTCCGGCCGAGACGCCCGGCGTGATCGTGATGTGCCTGGACGGGACCGGCCTGGACGAACGCTGGCGCCGCATCGTGGTGGTCTTCAACGCCACCGAGGAGCCGACCTGCCAGGTGGTCCCGGTGGACGAGCCGCTGCGCCCGCACCCGGAGCTGACCACCTCGGCCGATCCGGTCCTGCGCGGCGCCTCCGCGGTCCCCCAACTGGACGGCGCCGAACTCACGGTCCCACCCCGCCAGGTAGCCGTCTTCGTCTCCGACCTCACCTGA